A single window of Treponema denticola ATCC 35405 DNA harbors:
- a CDS encoding Rpn family recombination-promoting nuclease/putative transposase: MQKLFKITLRNDYAFKRIFGVEENKDVLQDLLECILDIPPENIAGLELLDKEFHKELLSEKLGILDIKLRLKDGTFVDIEIQNNWHFDFPERTLYYWSKMYNEAIKQGQDYTNLPKCITINLIGKGFDKNKRLHNKYLVLEKDTKEPLASKLEIHILNLEKARLLKEGQFKDNKTKRLLSWLKFIETDNPEVREMLEQESTMMKKANAAISVMEMSPRDKWLYDSRMKYEHDRASCISEGYRQGLDKGAYQNKLETAKLMKKMNYPISDICTISGLTKEEIEKL; encoded by the coding sequence ATGCAAAAATTGTTTAAAATAACTTTACGCAACGACTACGCTTTTAAGCGTATATTCGGAGTAGAAGAAAACAAGGACGTTCTTCAGGATTTGTTGGAATGTATACTGGATATTCCGCCTGAGAATATCGCAGGTTTGGAACTTCTGGATAAGGAGTTTCATAAGGAACTTTTAAGTGAAAAGCTAGGTATTTTGGATATCAAGTTAAGGCTAAAAGACGGAACCTTTGTCGACATTGAAATTCAGAACAACTGGCATTTTGATTTTCCTGAAAGAACCTTATATTATTGGTCTAAAATGTACAACGAAGCTATAAAACAAGGCCAAGACTATACAAATCTTCCAAAATGTATTACAATAAATTTGATAGGAAAAGGCTTTGATAAAAATAAGCGTTTACATAACAAGTATCTTGTTCTGGAAAAAGATACAAAAGAGCCTTTAGCTTCAAAACTTGAGATTCATATATTAAACCTTGAAAAGGCAAGACTCTTAAAAGAAGGCCAATTTAAAGATAATAAAACAAAACGCTTATTAAGCTGGTTGAAATTTATCGAAACTGATAATCCGGAGGTGCGGGAAATGTTAGAACAAGAATCGACAATGATGAAAAAAGCAAATGCCGCTATTTCTGTAATGGAAATGAGTCCTAGAGATAAATGGCTTTATGACTCTCGAATGAAATATGAACATGACAGAGCTTCATGTATAAGCGAAGGCTATCGACAAGGTCTTGATAAAGGGGCTTACCAAAATAAACTTGAAACGGCAAAGTTGATGAAAAAGATGAATTATCCGATTAGTGATATTTGCACAATATCCGGCCTTACCAAAGAAGAAATTGAAAAACTATAA